A part of Cryomorphaceae bacterium genomic DNA contains:
- a CDS encoding DUF4190 domain-containing protein, giving the protein MKYTNLFIALIVLAGLGSSCKIEKRIHRPGYHVEWHKKPKSVQKPVLEEKLTEKAELTEVQGMEKPSAHYDESLTTGVTGFDASAEVPPSLSPMRSEAEALVRSVFQPRPLACETILLVDGSRISAKILEINDNEIRYKRCDYQDGPTITISVNKVDRVIYPNGVEDLFMGSSGHYRPARGAPRTGGVEALGIVSMSLAIVGIFFAGIILGLAAVILSAISLGKFAREPERTGRGFAIAGMIIGFLAIVGAIMVIATM; this is encoded by the coding sequence ATGAAATACACCAACCTGTTTATTGCTTTGATTGTTCTGGCAGGTCTCGGCAGTTCCTGTAAAATCGAAAAGCGCATTCATCGCCCCGGATACCATGTTGAATGGCATAAAAAGCCCAAAAGTGTTCAGAAGCCCGTTTTAGAGGAGAAGCTAACTGAAAAGGCGGAATTGACTGAAGTTCAGGGAATGGAGAAACCCTCTGCACATTACGATGAAAGTCTAACCACCGGAGTGACCGGATTTGATGCTTCAGCAGAAGTACCACCCAGCTTATCGCCAATGCGCTCTGAAGCCGAAGCCCTGGTTCGCTCGGTTTTTCAGCCCCGCCCATTGGCCTGTGAAACCATTTTACTGGTTGACGGTAGTCGGATTTCTGCCAAAATACTGGAGATCAATGATAATGAAATCAGATACAAGCGATGTGATTACCAGGACGGGCCAACCATTACAATTTCGGTAAACAAAGTAGATAGAGTGATATACCCCAACGGCGTAGAGGATTTATTTATGGGATCCTCAGGTCATTACCGTCCGGCACGAGGTGCTCCCAGAACAGGTGGCGTTGAGGCGCTGGGTATCGTTTCGATGAGTTTGGCCATTGTGGGAATATTTTTCGCCGGAATTATACTTGGCCTCGCGGCTGTTATTCTGAGTGCTATCAGCTTAGGCAAGTTTGCGCGGGAACCCGAACGAACCGGAAGAGGCTTTGCCATTGCAGGAATGATTATCGGATTCCTGGCCATTGTGGGTGCCATCATGGTGATTGCAACGATGTAA
- a CDS encoding DUF308 domain-containing protein, whose protein sequence is MTRLSTYILLFMAISVLVSCKIEKRLHRPGYHVEWHKKPKSIHVPREKDYDYQYSDITVTATADYNVPSDLSQPQFLAGTQVKVGEEQRLPVLVSSINAPHRLNKDSIRCDTIIYINDESAVVKVVEITQRELRYEPCGENVVPETKSIQLKYVSKVVYANGQEENFLMIDEKVKRQPSQREGLEIFGLISVILNVVGLGLLVFPFGMYITTPIGLVALIHAVVSLNMFRKHSDITGKGFAIAGLIIGILMIALGIYFLQAFIL, encoded by the coding sequence GTGACACGCTTAAGCACATACATCCTGCTTTTTATGGCGATATCAGTTTTGGTATCGTGCAAAATCGAAAAACGCCTGCACCGGCCGGGTTACCACGTGGAATGGCACAAGAAACCCAAGTCCATTCATGTGCCCCGGGAGAAAGATTACGATTACCAATATTCCGACATTACAGTCACAGCCACTGCCGATTATAATGTTCCTTCAGATCTTTCACAGCCGCAATTTCTAGCGGGGACGCAGGTGAAGGTTGGCGAAGAACAACGGCTTCCCGTGTTGGTATCCTCCATAAACGCTCCGCACCGGCTCAACAAGGATTCGATTCGTTGTGACACCATCATTTACATCAACGATGAAAGTGCCGTGGTAAAAGTTGTTGAAATTACCCAGCGAGAACTGCGTTACGAGCCCTGCGGAGAGAATGTTGTACCAGAAACAAAGTCTATTCAACTCAAATATGTTTCTAAGGTGGTATATGCCAACGGTCAGGAAGAGAACTTTTTGATGATTGATGAGAAGGTAAAAAGACAGCCGTCTCAGAGAGAGGGACTGGAAATCTTCGGATTGATTTCCGTCATTCTGAATGTGGTTGGATTGGGACTGCTGGTTTTCCCATTCGGAATGTATATAACCACCCCGATAGGGCTTGTTGCACTCATCCACGCCGTTGTGAGTCTTAATATGTTCCGAAAGCATTCGGACATAACCGGAAAAGGGTTTGCCATTGCAGGTTTGATTATCGGAATACTCATGATAGCGCTGGGTATTTATTTTCTTCAAGCCTTCATTTTGTGA